In the Alkalispirochaeta americana genome, one interval contains:
- the map gene encoding type I methionyl aminopeptidase, translating into MITPLSRRSPLEIRRIAQVSRVLFPFFDEIARRSWEGLPSGEIDRQARRYLSRHGLVSALVGYRGYPAHCSVSINATAVHGIPSARSIRRGDIFTVDVAARAAGWVSDAAWTYLMPGCSRRVECFYHTSWRAFRDLLGAIEPEISLGELSSISQEIADREGLSVLGECLGHGIGRELHEPPVIPFVRQGEGSVAASVRLAEGMVFNIEPVYSSGDGTVEMEDDGWGIITSDRSETAHFELTLVIHQNRVEILQFGRSLARELPETPPFGVLPG; encoded by the coding sequence CCCAGGTCAGCAGAGTTCTCTTTCCTTTCTTTGACGAGATAGCCCGGCGATCCTGGGAGGGGCTTCCCTCGGGAGAGATCGACCGCCAGGCGCGACGCTATTTATCCCGGCATGGACTCGTCAGCGCTCTTGTGGGCTACCGGGGCTATCCCGCTCACTGCAGCGTGAGCATCAACGCTACGGCGGTTCATGGGATACCCTCGGCCCGGTCCATCAGAAGGGGCGATATCTTCACCGTTGATGTTGCCGCCCGGGCTGCGGGGTGGGTGAGTGATGCTGCCTGGACCTACCTGATGCCGGGGTGTTCGCGCCGGGTTGAGTGTTTTTACCATACCTCGTGGCGTGCTTTCCGGGATCTTCTGGGTGCGATCGAACCGGAGATATCGCTGGGTGAACTCTCATCGATTTCCCAGGAGATTGCTGATCGGGAGGGGCTTTCCGTGCTTGGGGAATGTCTTGGCCACGGCATAGGCCGGGAACTGCACGAGCCGCCGGTGATCCCCTTTGTTCGCCAGGGAGAAGGGTCGGTGGCGGCCTCGGTGCGTCTTGCCGAGGGAATGGTTTTCAATATTGAGCCGGTCTACAGCAGTGGCGATGGAACGGTGGAAATGGAAGATGACGGCTGGGGAATCATCACGTCCGACCGCTCCGAGACAGCTCATTTTGAGCTGACCCTGGTAATTCACCAGAACCGGGTGGAGATCCTGCAATTCGGCCGTTCCCTGGCCCGGGAGCTTCCTGAGACGCCTCCCTTTGGGGTTCTTCCGGGCTGA
- a CDS encoding AraC family transcriptional regulator: MRRYDFRDDSGDEAGAIPPESEIPGSRTHHFFSDSTPRFKLLFLSKSKFENDWHSVPHTHFFSEMFYVMNGEGQFFANNHTVDINSDSLVIVNANVEHTEISTHSENPLEYIVLGIEGLQFDFGPEDRGFSVAYYRDAKMEMRFLFLALLHEMRKPGYAFKKEYCQNVLNLIMINIMRHKSMGISISPPRKACKECARVKEYIDQNMKNNINLDQLAKIAHLNKYYMSHTFTKTYGISPINYLLEKRIEECKHLIDSTDLSLSQISSIVGFSSSSYFSQSFKRIVKISPREYRRRVKTASFRRLSRDVARHTQ, translated from the coding sequence ATGCGGCGCTATGATTTTCGGGACGATTCAGGGGACGAAGCCGGAGCGATCCCCCCTGAAAGCGAAATCCCTGGATCAAGGACGCACCATTTTTTCAGCGACAGCACCCCCCGGTTCAAGCTTCTGTTCCTGAGTAAATCAAAATTTGAAAACGACTGGCATAGCGTTCCTCACACGCATTTTTTCTCCGAGATGTTCTATGTAATGAACGGAGAGGGACAGTTCTTCGCAAATAACCACACAGTTGATATAAACAGCGATTCTCTCGTGATTGTAAATGCAAACGTGGAGCACACCGAAATATCCACGCACAGCGAAAATCCCCTGGAATACATTGTTCTTGGCATAGAGGGCCTTCAGTTCGATTTTGGCCCTGAAGACAGGGGATTCTCCGTTGCATATTATCGCGATGCAAAAATGGAAATGCGCTTCCTTTTTCTGGCATTGCTCCATGAAATGAGAAAACCCGGATATGCCTTCAAGAAAGAATATTGCCAGAATGTTTTGAATCTGATCATGATAAACATAATGCGGCACAAATCGATGGGAATCTCGATTTCCCCGCCTCGAAAGGCCTGCAAGGAGTGTGCCCGTGTAAAGGAATATATCGACCAAAACATGAAGAACAACATAAATCTTGATCAATTAGCAAAAATCGCTCACCTCAATAAATACTACATGTCACACACGTTCACCAAGACATACGGAATATCACCCATAAACTACCTGCTGGAAAAACGCATAGAAGAGTGCAAGCATCTTATCGACTCGACAGATCTCTCTCTATCGCAGATATCATCGATTGTGGGATTCTCTTCTTCGAGTTATTTTTCCCAAAGCTTCAAGAGAATCGTAAAGATCAGCCCCCGGGAATACCGGAGACGTGTCAAGACAGCATCTTTCAGGAGATTGTCCCGGGACGTTGCCCGTCACACACAATAA